The following are encoded in a window of Armatimonadota bacterium genomic DNA:
- a CDS encoding carbohydrate kinase family protein, with the protein MFDVTCLGILVADVVGKPVEHLPERGKLTLVDRMELHGGGCANNTGVGLAKIGIKTAVIGKVGSDGFGDFMVSSLTGSGVDASGVVRDDSVATSATMVMVHGDGERSFIHYIGANATLSEDDVNWDVVKNSRILHVAGSFLMPGFDGRPTANVLKKAKQLGVTTALDTAWDSKGQWMSLLEPCLEYIDYAVPSIEEARMVTGKQDPADVAKVLMDKGVGTVALKMGSEGCYIKSADAELRIPIYRVNAVDANGAGDAFAAGFLAGLANGWDLERTGKFGNATGAFCVTALGATTGIKDQATIEKFIAEQEA; encoded by the coding sequence ATGTTTGATGTAACTTGTTTGGGCATATTGGTAGCAGACGTTGTGGGCAAGCCGGTGGAGCACCTTCCCGAGAGAGGAAAGCTGACCCTGGTAGACCGCATGGAGCTTCACGGCGGCGGCTGCGCGAACAATACCGGCGTCGGTTTGGCCAAGATAGGCATCAAGACTGCTGTTATCGGCAAAGTCGGCAGCGACGGCTTCGGTGATTTTATGGTGAGTTCTCTAACAGGCAGCGGTGTGGACGCGAGTGGCGTGGTCCGGGATGATAGCGTCGCCACATCAGCGACCATGGTTATGGTCCACGGCGACGGCGAGCGCAGTTTCATACATTACATAGGCGCCAACGCCACCCTTTCTGAAGACGATGTGAACTGGGATGTGGTGAAGAACTCCAGAATATTGCATGTGGCGGGATCGTTCCTGATGCCCGGTTTCGACGGCCGGCCCACTGCTAATGTGCTCAAAAAAGCCAAGCAGCTAGGGGTCACGACCGCTCTTGACACCGCGTGGGATTCCAAGGGCCAGTGGATGAGTCTGCTTGAGCCTTGTTTGGAATACATCGATTATGCTGTGCCGAGTATAGAAGAGGCGCGCATGGTCACAGGCAAACAAGACCCTGCAGATGTGGCAAAAGTATTGATGGACAAGGGAGTAGGGACCGTCGCTCTCAAGATGGGCAGCGAGGGATGCTATATAAAGAGCGCAGATGCGGAACTGCGCATTCCGATATATAGAGTGAATGCGGTCGACGCAAATGGCGCGGGCGATGCATTCGCGGCGGGGTTCCTTGCGGGTCTGGCGAACGGATGGGACCTCGAGCGCACCGGCAAGTTTGGAAACGCGACTGGTGCGTTCTGTGTTACTGCTCTTGGGGCAACGACCGGGATTAAAGATCAGGCGACAATAGAAAAGTTTATCGCCGAGCAGGAAGCCTGA
- a CDS encoding 4-oxalocrotonate tautomerase family protein — protein sequence MPIVTIKIAKGRNIETKRKLARAITDAVVSTLDVKPEWVNVLIEELDRQNWATSGKLHADMFGEGCGMQGVGENKDI from the coding sequence ATGCCGATTGTAACGATAAAGATCGCAAAAGGGCGAAACATCGAGACAAAGCGCAAACTGGCCCGTGCGATTACGGATGCGGTCGTATCGACACTCGATGTAAAGCCTGAATGGGTGAACGTGCTTATAGAAGAACTCGACCGGCAGAATTGGGCCACCAGCGGTAAGTTACATGCGGACATGTTTGGGGAAGGATGTGGTATGCAGGGAGTTGGAGAAAATAAAGATATATGA
- a CDS encoding nucleotidyltransferase domain-containing protein — protein sequence MSTSSTDSIIDSIVDRIIEAASPERIVLFGSRARGTFRDDSDYDVLVIKESDEPRFRRSAPLYTKLADLSVEVEVVVYTPEEVSEWSQVPQAFVTTALREGKVIYERAA from the coding sequence ATGAGCACATCCAGTACAGATAGCATAATAGATAGCATTGTAGATCGAATCATTGAGGCTGCAAGCCCGGAGCGTATTGTGCTTTTCGGCAGCAGGGCGCGCGGCACTTTTCGTGATGACAGCGACTATGACGTACTGGTGATAAAAGAGTCTGACGAGCCCAGGTTCAGACGTTCCGCGCCACTATATACGAAACTAGCGGACCTTTCGGTTGAGGTGGAAGTAGTTGTTTATACACCCGAAGAGGTTTCTGAATGGAGCCAGGTGCCGCAGGCGTTCGTGACGACTGCTTTGCGCGAGGGAAAGGTCATCTATGAAAGAGCGGCATGA
- a CDS encoding GNAT family N-acetyltransferase, translated as MSAAGSRVMVDVELKEVTKESWPEVMNLAFKLEQGGLVAPNFYKVREFKAEPTFVQLAVFYGDEVVGFAMYGLDPDDGNYWIYRLMIDVDRQRCGFGKAALLKLIDLMSKLPDCNEIYVGYRPENFVAHALYMSIGFQRTGQMLQGEYIACLDLKNK; from the coding sequence ATGAGCGCAGCAGGATCGCGTGTAATGGTTGATGTAGAACTTAAAGAGGTCACTAAGGAGTCTTGGCCGGAGGTCATGAACCTCGCGTTCAAGTTGGAGCAGGGCGGTTTGGTAGCCCCCAACTTTTATAAAGTCCGTGAGTTTAAGGCTGAGCCTACATTTGTTCAGCTTGCGGTTTTCTATGGTGATGAGGTAGTCGGCTTTGCGATGTACGGCCTGGACCCGGATGACGGCAATTACTGGATTTACAGGTTGATGATAGATGTCGACCGCCAGAGATGCGGCTTCGGCAAAGCGGCATTGTTAAAACTTATAGATTTGATGAGCAAGCTGCCCGATTGCAATGAGATATACGTCGGATATCGCCCGGAAAACTTTGTCGCGCACGCTCTGTATATGAGCATAGGTTTCCAGCGGACCGGTCAGATGCTCCAGGGTGAGTATATCGCATGTCTGGATTTGAAGAACAAGTAG
- a CDS encoding RNA polymerase sigma factor, with protein MRSDRDLLQAIQGQDTDAFETFFERHRERIRLHIGRILRNPDATEDILQETFLRVWMHADQWDQTGVCISWLLRIATNQALNHLRSLRRKREVPLEGRFSTDEQEGPSVPEWMVDEATIGPEEALEIAERLAMARQLVDDLPEEKREVIRLVHESDMGISEAAETLGIPEGTIKSRLHNARKRLALQWDKICSEWEEL; from the coding sequence ATGCGATCCGACAGGGATCTTCTGCAGGCGATACAAGGACAAGACACAGATGCGTTCGAGACTTTTTTCGAGCGTCATCGTGAGCGCATTCGGCTTCACATTGGAAGAATCCTTCGCAATCCCGATGCGACAGAGGATATCCTGCAAGAGACATTCCTGAGAGTGTGGATGCATGCAGACCAGTGGGACCAGACTGGCGTGTGCATTTCATGGCTGCTTAGAATCGCCACAAACCAAGCGCTTAATCACCTGCGATCACTGAGACGAAAAAGAGAAGTGCCGCTGGAAGGACGATTCTCGACCGACGAGCAAGAGGGTCCTTCGGTCCCAGAGTGGATGGTGGATGAAGCAACGATTGGACCTGAAGAGGCTTTGGAGATTGCAGAGCGGCTGGCAATGGCCAGACAGTTGGTCGATGATCTACCAGAAGAAAAGCGCGAAGTGATCCGGCTTGTGCACGAGTCGGATATGGGAATCAGTGAGGCAGCCGAGACTCTAGGCATACCCGAAGGAACGATCAAATCACGCCTTCATAATGCACGCAAACGTCTTGCCCTGCAATGGGACAAGATCTGCTCCGAATGGGAGGAACTCTGA
- the alaS gene encoding alanine--tRNA ligase translates to MLSSELRTKYLKFFESKGHLIHPSDSLVPDDASLLYTSAGMVQFKPYFVGERVPPATKITTSQKCMRTDDIDEVGDAFHHTFFEMLGNFSFGDYFKRDAIHWAWEFLTEVLKINPERLWTSIYIDDDEAADVWIKEIGFSANRVVRLGEDKNYWPADAPSKGPNGPCGPCNEIFFDTKPELGPPEDPAWSIAHDSSRFVEIWNLVFQQFDRQEDGTMKPLPTKNIDTGMGFERTITVLSGMPSDYETDLFLPIIREIEKISGAKYGSDEDTDRAIRVVADHIRSAVFTIADGVMPSNVGRGYVLRRLIRNAVVKGRSLGLTKSFLEPIVPIVVEIMGDVYREIADRQGYIKKVIGSEEEKFRHTLDSGMQRLEDQIELAASTSEKTLDGEAAFTLYDTYGFPLELTKEIAAAKGVSVDIDGFESAMEEQRRRAKESSDFATQLFGGGSTVIIELEKTIDATKFVGYEQTAGDANVLAIIKGGELVTSAGEGDEVELVLDETPFYAEMGGQVGDTGSIVNNGASLDVVDTIKASHFFFHKGKMQSGTISVGDSVQCKVNKKRRMSIARNHTATHLLHTALHEVLGEHALQKGSLVDPDRLRFDFSHFQAVTRDEMRRIENRVNEFILEDVQTNVTISNIDEARKMGATALFGEKYGNEVRVVKMGDVSIELCGGTHLQHTGQVGLFKLMSESSVGAGLRRIEAVTGEAAVHYVNDLEDQLRETAEVLGSSLSDTVSAAERAVQAAKDAQREIDILKSQGAAEQAGELVDSAQEAGGVKFVTASVSTVDVPTLQKLADGVADKLKSGVVVLAGVADGKVLFVGKVTSDLVSKGFHAGNTLREVAKVAGGGGGGRPEFAQAGGKDASKVDQALAKAVEIIKAQAS, encoded by the coding sequence ATGCTTAGTAGTGAACTTAGAACCAAATACCTGAAATTCTTCGAGAGCAAAGGCCATCTGATCCACCCCAGCGATTCGCTTGTGCCGGACGACGCCAGCCTGCTCTATACATCCGCCGGGATGGTGCAGTTCAAGCCCTATTTCGTGGGCGAACGAGTGCCTCCGGCGACGAAGATCACCACATCCCAGAAGTGCATGCGCACGGACGATATAGACGAAGTCGGCGATGCCTTTCACCACACCTTCTTCGAGATGCTCGGCAACTTCAGCTTCGGAGATTATTTCAAGCGCGACGCTATCCACTGGGCATGGGAGTTTTTGACCGAGGTGTTGAAGATAAATCCCGAACGCCTTTGGACCAGCATTTATATCGATGATGATGAAGCCGCCGATGTGTGGATCAAAGAGATCGGCTTTTCGGCGAATAGGGTCGTGAGGCTTGGCGAGGATAAGAACTATTGGCCCGCCGATGCTCCCAGCAAAGGCCCGAATGGGCCTTGTGGGCCTTGTAATGAGATATTCTTTGATACCAAACCCGAACTCGGCCCGCCAGAGGATCCGGCATGGTCAATAGCGCACGACTCCAGCCGATTTGTCGAGATTTGGAACCTGGTTTTCCAGCAGTTCGATAGGCAGGAAGACGGCACCATGAAGCCGCTTCCTACGAAGAATATCGATACCGGGATGGGGTTTGAGCGTACTATTACTGTGCTCAGTGGGATGCCCAGCGATTATGAGACCGATCTCTTCCTGCCGATCATTCGGGAAATCGAAAAAATATCCGGCGCCAAATACGGCTCGGATGAAGATACCGACAGAGCTATCCGAGTGGTTGCCGATCATATCAGATCAGCTGTTTTCACCATTGCAGACGGTGTGATGCCGTCCAATGTCGGCCGTGGCTACGTTCTGCGCAGGTTGATTAGGAACGCGGTCGTTAAGGGCCGAAGCCTTGGACTTACCAAGAGCTTCCTGGAGCCGATAGTGCCGATAGTCGTCGAGATAATGGGTGATGTATATCGCGAGATCGCCGACAGGCAGGGTTACATCAAAAAAGTGATCGGCAGCGAGGAAGAAAAATTCCGCCATACTCTCGACAGCGGCATGCAGCGCCTTGAGGACCAGATCGAGTTGGCGGCTTCTACCAGTGAGAAGACTCTCGACGGCGAGGCAGCGTTTACTTTATATGACACCTATGGTTTCCCGCTTGAGCTGACTAAAGAGATCGCGGCTGCAAAGGGCGTCTCTGTGGATATTGACGGTTTCGAGTCCGCGATGGAGGAGCAGCGCAGGCGCGCCAAAGAGTCGAGCGACTTTGCGACCCAGCTCTTCGGCGGCGGCAGCACTGTCATAATCGAGCTTGAAAAGACTATCGATGCCACCAAATTCGTCGGCTATGAGCAGACTGCAGGCGACGCCAATGTGCTTGCTATTATTAAGGGCGGCGAACTGGTCACATCGGCAGGCGAGGGTGACGAGGTCGAGCTTGTGCTGGACGAGACGCCGTTTTATGCGGAGATGGGCGGTCAGGTCGGCGACACAGGTTCGATAGTCAACAATGGCGCATCACTCGATGTGGTCGATACGATCAAGGCTTCACACTTCTTTTTTCACAAGGGCAAGATGCAGTCCGGGACTATCTCGGTCGGCGATTCTGTGCAATGCAAAGTGAACAAGAAGCGCCGCATGTCGATTGCTCGAAACCATACGGCCACTCACCTCCTGCACACGGCTTTGCACGAAGTCCTTGGTGAGCACGCTCTGCAGAAGGGGTCTCTGGTCGACCCGGACAGACTGCGGTTCGACTTTTCGCACTTCCAGGCGGTCACGCGCGATGAGATGCGCCGGATCGAAAACCGCGTCAACGAGTTCATTCTCGAAGACGTGCAGACCAACGTCACTATCTCCAATATAGACGAGGCCCGAAAGATGGGCGCAACGGCCCTCTTTGGCGAGAAATACGGCAATGAGGTCCGCGTGGTCAAGATGGGCGATGTCTCGATAGAGCTTTGCGGCGGCACGCACCTCCAGCACACCGGTCAGGTCGGTCTCTTTAAGCTGATGAGCGAGTCGAGTGTAGGCGCGGGTCTTCGCCGAATTGAGGCCGTGACTGGTGAGGCAGCCGTCCATTACGTCAATGACTTAGAGGACCAGCTTCGAGAGACGGCTGAGGTGCTTGGTTCATCTTTGTCGGATACGGTTTCGGCAGCCGAGCGCGCCGTGCAGGCCGCCAAAGACGCTCAGCGCGAGATAGATATTCTCAAAAGCCAGGGAGCTGCCGAACAGGCAGGCGAACTGGTCGATTCGGCGCAGGAAGCGGGCGGGGTCAAATTTGTAACCGCATCTGTTTCGACAGTCGATGTGCCGACACTCCAAAAGCTCGCCGATGGTGTCGCCGATAAGCTCAAGTCCGGCGTAGTCGTGCTGGCGGGAGTTGCCGACGGTAAGGTCCTTTTTGTCGGCAAAGTCACATCCGATCTTGTCTCTAAAGGCTTCCATGCCGGTAACACTCTCCGCGAAGTCGCAAAAGTCGCGGGCGGCGGCGGTGGCGGCAGACCTGAGTTTGCCCAGGCAGGCGGCAAGGATGCGAGTAAGGTCGACCAGGCTCTGGCAAAGGCGGTAGAGATTATCAAGGCACAGGCAAGTTGA
- a CDS encoding HEPN domain-containing protein — MKERHDLVQSLLRKADSDILAAEATLNAGALDATAFHAQQAAEKLLKAYLTSVDIDYPFTHNLARLVELCARENTDFDVLRPIVEILIPYAVELRYDGDFWPDKATAEEALSLAHQVKDFVMARLA; from the coding sequence ATGAAAGAGCGGCATGATTTGGTCCAGTCTCTGCTGCGAAAAGCAGATAGTGACATCTTGGCTGCGGAAGCAACACTCAATGCAGGTGCTCTTGATGCTACGGCATTTCATGCTCAACAAGCTGCTGAGAAGTTGCTAAAGGCATATTTAACTAGTGTAGACATAGACTATCCATTCACTCATAACCTTGCGAGGCTTGTGGAGCTTTGTGCACGAGAAAACACTGATTTTGATGTGTTGAGGCCAATTGTCGAGATATTAATCCCGTATGCAGTTGAACTTCGTTACGATGGTGATTTCTGGCCCGATAAAGCCACGGCGGAAGAAGCCTTGTCGCTTGCGCATCAAGTCAAGGATTTTGTAATGGCAAGGCTCGCATAA